The following is a genomic window from Parabacteroides johnsonii DSM 18315.
CAAGAACTCTATACTGATCCAGATAAAAAGTTTTTTGAAATACCAAGCCAATAAGATTTGTACCAGTGTTTTAATAATACTGGCCGTTTGAAAATAGGCAGTGACAATATAGTTCTTTTGATCGGCAGTCAACAATACCTGGCGATAGTTGATGAAGTAACCGATCAGTGAAGAACCGAGATAGCAATAAAACACAAAGTAAATAATACCGAATTCCATCGGTGTCTGTTTGAAGATCAAAGGGAAAAACAGACTGACCACAATTCCCCCTGCCCCAATCATACAGCCTATTTTGCGGTAGACATATCCAAATATAGAAATAAGTTCCGAAATCCGGCCACGATCGGCAACTTGCAACGGTTTGTAAAGAAAGAAACTAATAGCCGATCCTATTCCGAATTCCGCCAAATTGAGAAAACCAAGAATATTAGTTAACGTTCCGGTCAGACCAATAAATTCCACCCCTAGATTATCCAAAAATATTTTTCTGGACACAAAGGATAAAGCCAGTGTGACCAAATAAAAAATCAGACCGATCTGGGCGTTCAATAAACTTTTGTAAGAACGGGACTCATTCATCATTTTGCTTTATGGAATTGGACTGCTTATCATAGAACTACTTTTAGGACCCATAAAAACGGATCGTATACCTAATAAAAAGACTGTTGTCATCAGTAAATCATATAAATAGAACATACGATGTAATAACAGGTATCTTCCAAACAGGTCTATTTTATATACCGGATGATAATAGAAACGTATCATTTCCAGACGTGTATCTACCAGTTTTCTCAAATGCATAAGTCTTTCTTTTCTTAAAACAGTATTTCCCGGCTGATAATCGGTCTTCAAGGTACGGCGAAAACAAACCATCAACGAACGATAGACAGCTTCCATATCCTCAGACGATAGACCATATTTATGCTTTATCTGTTCTGCCAATGATATATACTGCAAGAAACAAACGTATTCCGATTCAAAAGAATTCACACGAACAGACAGCGATGTGCAATACCTAACATAAATATAATGGGTACTTTTTCCATATACGATATAATCACAATACAACAAATACTCCAACATAAAAAGTAAATCTTCGCAACATGCTACTTCTGTATTAAAAGCAATATTATGCTTGTCAATTAAATCTTTTCGGTACAATTTAGAGCATATATACCCTAACCTGCATATATCATCCTGAATAAAAGCATCAGCAAATTGTTTTTCCTTCAAAATTTTATCCTGCAATTTGATTTCCGAAATCACCCTGCCATCAGGAAGACATTCGACAAAACCATGTACGATTAGCCCGGACTTACTATCATCAGATAATAATGCCTCATATAAATCTTTTAAATAATCAGTTTTTACCCAATCATCCGAATCGACAAAACAGACATACTCCCCTGTGGCTTCAACTAATCCTTTATTCCGGGCAGCACTGACACCGGCATTTTGCTGATGAAAAACACGAATTCGTTCGTCTCTATCGGCCCAATCTTCACAAATACTACTTGAAGCATCAGGACTTCCGTCATCTATCAATAATAATTCAAAATCCGGTAAAGATTGTTCTAAAATGCTGCTTATACATTTAGACAAAGTCTTTTCCGCTTTATATATAGGTACGATAACTGAAATCTTACACCTTCGTATCCTGTCTATTGCCGACCGCTCCATTGTCTTAGTTTTATCGATGCTATTAATAACTTATACGACATATACACAAATGCTTTAAAATATTCAAAGCCCAGTTTTTCAGGAAGGAGCTTATGAACATTACGCAAGCAAAGTTTGATACCAGGATTAAAAACGAGTAATGCTTTTATTGGCGAAATATACGTTTGCGTACGGAAGGAAACATATGCCGCATATTGAAACTCCTTATCTTTCGAAAAATAGAGGATTCTGTCAAAATATTTGGCTTTTAAAGTTTCAAACAATACATAAACATCAGAGACCTCTTTCAAATTCGAATGCAAATCTATGTAATCATATAAGCATCCAATTATTTTCACCCTGCATTCCAAAGCATACATTGACGGTTTACCCATAATGGAATCTGATTGAATTGTATAATAATAAGTCGTCTGATCCACACAACAAGCCTTCTGAGCTTTACAAGCCAACATAAAAGACCATAAGTCATCCTCATGTATAATCCCTTCCTGAAAAAAAAGACTACTATCATCTACAAATGATTTTCTTATCAACTTATTCCAAGCCATAACATACCATTTATCTTTAGAATAAGCCGATAATATTTCCTTGTTATTAACTAACAGACAGGTATCCAATAATAAAGGAGGAGTCCAACGGGGCGAGCCTGTTATTTCATAATTACCGATTACAAAGTCGACATCATATTGGATCGCCGCATCCGCCAATAACTCGATACCATTGGCCGGCAAATAGTCGTCACTGTCCAAAAAATAAAGATAATTACCTGTAGCCTGCCGGATGCCTGTATTGCGGGCAGCCGAAAGGCCTCTGTTTTTCTCATGTTTCAGAATGGTGACAATATCACTTCGGGAGGAAGTTTCCAATATACCCCGGACAATATCCATCGAATCATCAGGAGTACAGTCATCGACCAAGATGATCTCAAGATCTTTCCAAGTCTGGCCGAGAACAGATTTTAAACAACGCTCGATATATTTGGAAACATTATAAACAGGTATGATTATAGAAACTTTCATCTTCATAAACTCATAATAAGATCAGAAAAATTGATTACCCTGTTTGACAAACTTCTCCCACCAGACAGATAGAGCCAGCAAATTAAAATATTGTATAGCCCTATTCTGCTTATACCAGAACCAATTACCAGCTTCATGCGATTCCCTGTCGTATGAAACGACAAACTTCTCCACATAGTCTCTATTCAGGAAATCGGAAACAAGAGATGAACTAAGGACGTAGTCGGCAATCCGCGCACGCTGTTTGTCATCCTTGAAAAAGACAGGCATAGGAGCAAATCCTCCCTGCTTTTTCTTTGCGGTGATTGCCTCCGGAAGCATAGACTGATAATGATATTTCAATAGATATTTAGCCGTAACATCTCCTTTAGCTATTCGAAAGACACTGTCTCCTTTGCATTTATAACGAACCGGCAATCGCACCAGGAACATATATAAATCCAGATCCATGTAAGGAAAGACCAGATGGTTGCCGAACATATCAGCAATTTTAGAAGCCTTAAACAAGATGACCTGATTAATAATCTTTTCTACATCAGTCTTATAGTTATGCTGGGTATATAAATACTCAAAACTACGCATATCAGGAAGCGGATGTGGAGAAGAATAAAGAAAAGAATGGTCTCTGAGCAGTTTTTCTAACCGAAACGTAGGAAAGCCAAATAAATCTCCCTCCAAAATATGCAATATCTTATCCAGGTGGAAACGGATCCGGTAAGGACTTGCATCTGTATCAAAAGCAGGCCGATCCAGGACCTTATATAAAAAATTCACGATCGGCTTCATCCCATAGCGGGATATCAGATAATGCAAGGCGACCTCGCGCCCGGAAGTCCCGAAATATTGATCATTGCCATCTCCTCCCAATATTACATCCGGTTTCTCCTTCCCTATC
Proteins encoded in this region:
- a CDS encoding glycosyltransferase family 2 protein; the protein is MKVSIIIPVYNVSKYIERCLKSVLGQTWKDLEIILVDDCTPDDSMDIVRGILETSSRSDIVTILKHEKNRGLSAARNTGIRQATGNYLYFLDSDDYLPANGIELLADAAIQYDVDFVIGNYEITGSPRWTPPLLLDTCLLVNNKEILSAYSKDKWYVMAWNKLIRKSFVDDSSLFFQEGIIHEDDLWSFMLACKAQKACCVDQTTYYYTIQSDSIMGKPSMYALECRVKIIGCLYDYIDLHSNLKEVSDVYVLFETLKAKYFDRILYFSKDKEFQYAAYVSFRTQTYISPIKALLVFNPGIKLCLRNVHKLLPEKLGFEYFKAFVYMSYKLLIASIKLRQWSGRQ
- a CDS encoding glycosyltransferase family 2 protein, whose amino-acid sequence is MERSAIDRIRRCKISVIVPIYKAEKTLSKCISSILEQSLPDFELLLIDDGSPDASSSICEDWADRDERIRVFHQQNAGVSAARNKGLVEATGEYVCFVDSDDWVKTDYLKDLYEALLSDDSKSGLIVHGFVECLPDGRVISEIKLQDKILKEKQFADAFIQDDICRLGYICSKLYRKDLIDKHNIAFNTEVACCEDLLFMLEYLLYCDYIVYGKSTHYIYVRYCTSLSVRVNSFESEYVCFLQYISLAEQIKHKYGLSSEDMEAVYRSLMVCFRRTLKTDYQPGNTVLRKERLMHLRKLVDTRLEMIRFYYHPVYKIDLFGRYLLLHRMFYLYDLLMTTVFLLGIRSVFMGPKSSSMISSPIP